The Sporocytophaga myxococcoides genome includes a window with the following:
- the carA gene encoding glutamine-hydrolyzing carbamoyl-phosphate synthase small subunit — MKYNTRKEALLVLEDGTLYKGLAVGKIGTTRGEICFNTGMTGYQEIYTDPSYYGQIIVNTTAHIGNYGVVNEEQESDSVKFSGLVCKTFSDIYSRKSGEGTLQEYFVRNNIVGISEIDTRELVRHIRSKGGMNAIISSEILDAEQLLAEVKNIPSMSGLELSSKVSTPNAYYAGDENASLKVAVLDLGIKKSILNNFTSRDVFCKVFPATTSFEEMQEWGPDGYFISNGPGDPAATIYAIETVKKILNFDLPLFGICLGHQILAEANGIPTYKMHHGHRGLNHPVKNLLTGKSEITSQNHGFSVDAEAVKTSETVEVTHINLNDNTVEGIRIKNKKAFSVQYHPESSPGPHDSHYLFEEFISLLRK, encoded by the coding sequence ATGAAATACAACACTCGCAAGGAGGCCCTCCTTGTTCTTGAAGATGGCACTCTATATAAAGGCCTAGCCGTAGGTAAAATTGGTACAACCAGAGGCGAAATCTGTTTTAATACAGGAATGACAGGGTACCAGGAGATTTATACTGACCCCTCTTATTATGGTCAGATTATTGTGAATACTACTGCTCACATAGGAAATTATGGTGTTGTGAATGAAGAGCAAGAGTCTGATTCTGTGAAATTTAGTGGACTTGTCTGCAAAACTTTTTCAGATATTTACTCGCGAAAAAGTGGAGAAGGGACACTTCAGGAGTACTTTGTAAGAAACAATATTGTTGGTATAAGTGAGATAGACACCAGAGAGCTAGTAAGGCATATCCGAAGTAAGGGAGGGATGAATGCAATTATTTCTTCTGAAATACTTGATGCTGAACAACTACTTGCTGAGGTAAAGAATATTCCATCAATGAGTGGATTAGAATTGTCAAGTAAAGTAAGTACACCAAATGCATATTATGCGGGTGATGAAAATGCTTCCTTAAAAGTTGCAGTTCTCGATTTAGGGATTAAAAAAAGTATTTTAAATAATTTTACAAGTAGAGACGTATTTTGTAAGGTATTTCCTGCAACTACTTCTTTTGAGGAAATGCAAGAATGGGGACCTGATGGTTATTTTATATCAAATGGACCCGGTGATCCAGCTGCGACTATATATGCAATAGAAACTGTTAAGAAGATCTTGAATTTTGATTTACCTCTATTTGGTATTTGTCTAGGGCATCAGATTTTGGCTGAAGCTAATGGAATTCCTACTTACAAAATGCACCATGGCCATAGAGGATTAAATCATCCTGTTAAGAATCTACTTACTGGTAAAAGTGAGATTACTTCACAAAACCATGGATTTAGTGTAGATGCTGAAGCGGTTAAAACTAGTGAAACAGTTGAGGTTACTCATATCAATCTTAACGATAATACGGTAGAGGGGATTAGAATTAAAAATAAAAAGGCGTTTTCAGTTCAGTATCATCCTGAGTCGTCCCCAGGACCGCATGACTCCCATTACTTATTTGAGGAATTTATTTCATTACTTAGAAAATAA
- the eno gene encoding phosphopyruvate hydratase, protein MSLIEQIVARQIFDSRGNPTVEVDVITENGFLGRAAVPSGASTGSHEAVELRDGDKSKYMGKGVLKAVANVNDKIAAELVGASVFEQKLIDQIMIEMDGTHNKGKLGANAILGVSLAVAKAAAQEASMPLYRYVGGVNAVTLPVPMMNILNGGSHADNSIDFQEFMIVPAGAASFTEAMRMGSEIFHNLAKVLKSKKMSTNVGDEGGFAPNIPSNEEALKIILQAIETAGYRPGEDVFIALDAAASEFYDAETKMYHFKKSTGDKLSSSDMANFWNDWVNKYPIVSIEDGMAEDDWAGWKQLTDLAGKKTQLVGDDLFVTNVKRLQEGIDKGVANSILIKVNQIGSLSETIDAVTLAKRNSYSSIMSHRSGETEDNTIADLAVALNTGQIKTGSSSRSDRMAKYNQLLRIEEELGEIAYYPGKNFRKI, encoded by the coding sequence ATGAGCTTAATAGAACAAATCGTTGCCCGTCAAATATTTGACTCAAGAGGTAACCCTACTGTAGAAGTAGATGTAATTACAGAAAATGGGTTTCTTGGGCGTGCTGCCGTTCCTTCAGGAGCTTCAACAGGAAGTCATGAAGCTGTAGAATTGAGAGATGGTGATAAATCAAAGTACATGGGCAAAGGAGTCTTGAAGGCTGTTGCCAATGTAAATGATAAGATTGCTGCAGAGTTAGTTGGTGCTTCAGTTTTTGAGCAGAAACTAATTGATCAGATCATGATCGAGATGGATGGAACCCATAACAAAGGTAAGTTAGGTGCTAATGCAATACTTGGTGTTTCTCTTGCTGTCGCTAAAGCTGCAGCTCAAGAGGCTAGTATGCCACTTTATAGATATGTAGGTGGTGTAAATGCAGTAACATTGCCAGTTCCAATGATGAACATATTGAATGGTGGAAGTCATGCTGATAATTCTATTGATTTTCAGGAATTCATGATTGTTCCAGCAGGTGCAGCTTCGTTTACTGAAGCGATGAGAATGGGATCTGAAATTTTCCACAATCTGGCAAAAGTGTTGAAATCTAAAAAGATGTCAACCAATGTTGGTGATGAAGGAGGTTTTGCTCCTAATATTCCATCCAACGAAGAGGCTTTAAAGATCATTCTTCAGGCAATTGAAACTGCTGGTTACAGACCTGGAGAAGATGTGTTTATTGCACTTGATGCTGCTGCTTCTGAATTTTATGATGCTGAAACCAAAATGTATCATTTCAAAAAGTCTACAGGAGACAAATTATCATCTTCTGATATGGCCAATTTCTGGAATGACTGGGTTAATAAATACCCGATTGTTTCTATTGAAGATGGCATGGCAGAAGATGACTGGGCTGGCTGGAAGCAATTAACTGACCTTGCTGGTAAGAAAACTCAGTTGGTAGGAGATGACCTTTTTGTAACAAATGTTAAACGTTTACAAGAAGGAATTGATAAGGGGGTTGCTAATTCAATCCTGATTAAAGTAAATCAAATTGGTTCTCTTTCTGAGACTATCGATGCTGTAACTTTAGCTAAGAGAAATTCTTACTCAAGCATTATGTCACACAGATCTGGAGAAACTGAAGATAATACTATTGCAGATCTGGCAGTAGCTTTGAATACTGGTCAAATTAAAACAGGATCATCTTCTCGTTCTGATCGTATGGCTAAATACAATCAACTTCTTAGAATTGAAGAAGAGCTCGGAGAGATTGCTTATTACCCAGGTAAAAACTTCAGAAAAATCTAA
- a CDS encoding septum formation initiator family protein, whose amino-acid sequence MLSKLPPFTKNFFFISSIIFLIWMIFFDSNDFINQFRASRKIKDLDGQKVFYEEKIEEVKKEREALFNNPKELERFARENYLMKKKNEDVFIIVDEE is encoded by the coding sequence ATGTTATCAAAACTTCCGCCATTTACTAAGAACTTCTTTTTTATTTCAAGTATCATTTTTTTAATATGGATGATATTTTTCGATTCTAATGATTTTATTAATCAGTTTAGAGCTAGCCGAAAAATTAAAGATTTGGATGGTCAGAAAGTATTTTATGAAGAAAAGATAGAAGAAGTGAAGAAAGAGCGGGAAGCACTTTTTAATAACCCTAAAGAATTGGAAAGATTTGCCCGTGAAAATTATTTAATGAAAAAGAAGAACGAGGATGTTTTTATCATCGTAGATGAAGAATAA
- a CDS encoding penicillin-binding protein 1A, whose product MENTRKFDYQQLAKYIWIIGGGVLYYIIGFVILLQINFLWLFGQIPGIDDLENPSSDQASEIYSADNILLGKYFRENRSPVDLTHISPNVIKALISTEDVRFYEHSGIDAKGFFAIFWYMVRGDQRGSSTLSQQLAKNLFKTRNDEFQGILGSVPIINVLLYKAKEWMLAIKLERNYTKEEIINMYLNTVDFGSNAFGIKVAARTFFNTSPDSLTIEQSATLIGALKATTLYNPVFRPENSLERRNVVLDLMVQNKVLDAKDYDSIRKIPLKVDFKVENSIDGIATYFRGVLNKYLLKWCKENGKDLYGDGLRIYTTIDSRMQKHAEDAVGEHMKVVQKKFFEHWKGQNPWRYENKKEITTFIEEVSKRTSTYKMLVKKFGEGHDSINIVMNTPVKMTVFSWDGEKDTIMSPIDSLKYYKHFLHSGFMSMDPSSGEIKAWVGGINYKYFKYDHVKQGRRQPGSSFKPFVYAAAIEKGYTPCYLLPDAPITFRYEEKGEMKTWSPKNADWIFTGDSMTLRQAMGRSINSVAAQVLKLIGIDAVINEAKKLGITSKLEPVPSICLGSSDVSVYEMVGAYSAFVNSGVWVEPYFISRIEDRNGNILHEVIPKTRDALSEDVAYVMVHMLKGGVEERGGTSQALFKYNIFRGNEVGGKTGTTSNHSDGWYMGITKNLVSGVWVGGEDRSIHFRTSQLGEGSKIALPIFGLYMEKVYADESLNIPKGYFKRPKKLSINISCPPRPEPVLADSIASDSLLEVEDQEGFY is encoded by the coding sequence ATGGAGAATACCAGGAAGTTTGATTATCAACAATTAGCCAAATACATTTGGATTATAGGGGGCGGAGTTCTTTATTATATAATTGGATTTGTAATATTGTTGCAAATTAACTTTTTATGGCTGTTTGGACAGATTCCAGGCATTGATGATCTTGAAAATCCCTCTTCAGATCAAGCTTCAGAAATTTATTCAGCAGATAATATTCTATTAGGTAAATATTTCAGGGAGAACAGAAGTCCAGTTGATTTAACCCATATATCTCCCAATGTTATTAAGGCCCTGATATCAACTGAAGATGTACGATTTTATGAACATTCGGGAATAGACGCCAAAGGATTTTTCGCAATATTCTGGTATATGGTCAGAGGTGATCAACGAGGCTCGAGCACATTGAGTCAGCAATTGGCTAAAAACCTTTTTAAAACTAGAAATGATGAATTTCAAGGAATACTTGGCTCTGTACCCATAATTAATGTCCTTTTGTATAAGGCCAAAGAGTGGATGTTGGCAATAAAGTTAGAACGAAATTATACAAAAGAGGAAATTATAAATATGTACCTGAATACTGTTGATTTCGGAAGTAATGCTTTCGGAATTAAAGTAGCAGCAAGGACATTTTTTAATACGTCACCAGATAGCCTCACAATAGAACAATCTGCGACTTTGATAGGGGCATTAAAAGCAACTACTCTTTACAATCCGGTGTTCAGACCTGAAAATTCTTTGGAGAGAAGAAATGTTGTACTTGATTTGATGGTTCAGAATAAAGTTCTTGATGCAAAAGATTACGATTCCATAAGAAAAATTCCATTGAAAGTAGATTTCAAAGTAGAAAATTCCATAGATGGCATTGCGACATATTTCAGAGGAGTTTTAAATAAATACTTATTGAAGTGGTGTAAGGAGAACGGAAAAGATTTGTACGGCGATGGATTGAGGATTTACACTACAATTGATTCAAGAATGCAAAAGCATGCGGAAGATGCTGTTGGAGAGCATATGAAAGTTGTTCAAAAAAAGTTTTTTGAACATTGGAAAGGGCAAAATCCTTGGAGATATGAAAATAAAAAAGAAATTACCACCTTTATTGAGGAGGTTTCTAAAAGGACATCGACCTATAAAATGCTTGTTAAGAAATTTGGAGAAGGTCATGATTCCATAAATATTGTGATGAATACACCTGTAAAAATGACTGTATTCAGCTGGGATGGGGAGAAAGATACAATAATGAGTCCTATAGATTCTTTAAAGTATTACAAGCATTTTCTTCATTCTGGATTTATGTCGATGGATCCTTCAAGTGGTGAAATTAAAGCATGGGTTGGAGGAATTAATTACAAATACTTTAAATATGACCATGTAAAACAAGGAAGAAGACAGCCTGGTAGTTCTTTTAAGCCTTTTGTTTATGCAGCTGCTATTGAGAAGGGGTACACACCTTGCTATCTGTTGCCAGACGCGCCAATTACCTTTAGATATGAAGAAAAAGGTGAAATGAAAACCTGGTCACCGAAAAACGCAGATTGGATATTTACAGGTGATAGTATGACTTTAAGACAGGCTATGGGGCGTTCTATTAATTCAGTAGCAGCACAGGTTCTAAAATTAATTGGTATTGATGCTGTTATTAATGAAGCAAAAAAATTAGGAATTACAAGTAAGCTTGAACCGGTTCCATCTATTTGTCTTGGTTCCAGTGATGTAAGTGTCTATGAAATGGTAGGGGCCTACAGTGCTTTTGTAAATAGCGGGGTCTGGGTAGAGCCATATTTTATTTCAAGAATAGAAGACCGTAATGGAAATATTCTTCATGAAGTAATTCCTAAAACCCGAGATGCGCTATCTGAAGATGTAGCATATGTAATGGTACATATGCTGAAAGGAGGAGTTGAAGAAAGAGGAGGCACCTCTCAAGCTTTATTTAAATACAATATTTTTAGAGGAAATGAGGTTGGGGGGAAGACAGGAACAACTTCTAATCACTCTGATGGCTGGTATATGGGCATTACAAAAAATTTGGTTTCAGGTGTATGGGTAGGAGGAGAAGATAGAAGTATTCACTTTAGAACTTCGCAATTGGGAGAAGGGTCAAAAATTGCACTGCCAATATTTGGCCTCTACATGGAAAAAGTATATGCTGATGAAAGTTTAAATATCCCTAAAGGTTATTTCAAACGACCTAAAAAATTGTCTATTAACATAAGTTGTCCTCCCAGACCAGAGCCAGTATTAGCAGATAGTATTGCATCTGATTCGCTATTGGAAGTAGAAGACCAAGAAGGTTTTTATTAA
- a CDS encoding OmpA family protein, whose amino-acid sequence MKRNIYSLICIILFFASFTKANGQSRAVKKLEQEATSYYQTEQFQKALVLYERLDSLKPGDAEIPYRIGVCKFNLQHRRESLPYFQRAQNQGYSFLDLNYYLGRISHLNHQFDEAINYYKSYQISLSDTLTAKTKVKDRLPVEEYIEMCQIGKELVKDTLTLEVKNMGPGINSSYPDIVPLTSADGSTLVFTSRRASTTGGKIDIQDNHYYEDIYISYKDSLGKWRTPVDLVSLNTELHDACIGISPDGHKLFLYRSHIGKVRSGSIMVSTLEGNHWSEPILLDESFNNINWEPGATIAIAADEKTIFFSSDRLGGFGGSDIYGVRMDASGKWGQPYNLGRKINSEFDEKPTYLSIDNKTLFFSSNGHKSMGGFDILTSVYDDVNKEWSTPENAGYPINTADDEDNFIWSADGTKGYFSSSRPDSYGESDIYVINRPHPTSNLALVKGTVLDEETGKPVSATISVVNNNNQEKIGFYNSNSLTGQYTLALPHGTNYGITVEANGYMFHSENINIDTKNPFFEITKNIKLESLKAGNSIVLNNMFFDFNKSELKKESKSELERLVTFLKEHPELKIELSGHTDNVGKAKYNKKLSEKRATAVLKYLAEKGIGKRRMVAKGYGSTMPISTNENERGRQLNRRTEMKILDNDMVVLNRYQDIQINYAIQNQAHLNNPPVKEVQSGDVPTKSSPAVGSVLKPKVHFTYNSYQALTEYSTQKVMEVVKMMKEYPKMKIKICAYADPIGSSTYNQQLSEKRAQTIMNFMIKEGIEKDRLTIESLGEQKGVIQSNDKKENLVNRRVEFIVIGE is encoded by the coding sequence ATGAAAAGGAACATCTACAGTTTGATCTGTATTATTTTGTTTTTCGCATCTTTTACAAAAGCGAATGGTCAAAGTCGTGCTGTGAAAAAACTAGAGCAAGAAGCAACTAGTTATTACCAGACGGAGCAATTCCAAAAAGCTTTAGTATTATATGAAAGATTGGACAGCTTAAAACCCGGAGATGCTGAAATTCCATACCGTATAGGAGTTTGCAAGTTTAATCTTCAACATAGAAGAGAATCTTTACCTTATTTTCAGAGAGCTCAAAATCAAGGCTATTCGTTTTTAGATTTAAATTATTATTTGGGAAGAATTTCTCATTTAAATCATCAGTTTGATGAAGCTATAAATTATTATAAAAGTTATCAGATCTCATTAAGTGATACCCTTACTGCAAAAACTAAAGTTAAAGACAGACTTCCAGTTGAAGAGTACATAGAAATGTGTCAGATCGGAAAAGAACTTGTAAAAGACACATTGACCCTTGAGGTTAAAAACATGGGACCTGGAATTAACAGTTCTTATCCGGATATTGTACCATTGACATCAGCTGATGGTTCTACTCTTGTATTCACTTCCAGAAGAGCAAGTACTACAGGTGGGAAAATTGATATTCAGGATAATCATTATTACGAAGATATTTATATAAGTTATAAGGATTCTTTGGGGAAATGGAGAACTCCTGTAGATCTGGTGTCCTTGAACACAGAATTGCATGACGCTTGTATAGGAATATCACCTGATGGGCATAAACTATTTCTTTATAGATCTCACATAGGTAAAGTCAGAAGTGGTAGTATTATGGTAAGTACTCTTGAAGGAAATCATTGGTCTGAGCCCATACTACTGGATGAGAGCTTTAACAACATTAACTGGGAGCCCGGAGCAACTATTGCAATAGCTGCAGATGAAAAAACTATTTTCTTCAGCAGTGACCGCTTGGGTGGTTTTGGAGGGAGTGACATTTATGGTGTAAGAATGGATGCTTCTGGAAAGTGGGGACAACCTTATAACCTTGGAAGAAAGATTAACTCCGAATTTGACGAAAAACCTACTTATTTAAGCATAGATAATAAAACACTTTTTTTCTCCTCAAATGGGCATAAATCAATGGGTGGTTTTGATATACTGACTTCAGTTTATGATGATGTAAATAAGGAGTGGTCAACTCCGGAAAATGCGGGGTATCCTATTAATACAGCTGATGATGAAGATAACTTTATCTGGTCTGCAGATGGTACCAAGGGGTATTTTTCATCTTCCAGACCTGATAGTTATGGAGAATCTGATATTTATGTAATTAATAGACCGCATCCTACTTCTAATCTTGCTCTGGTAAAAGGAACAGTGCTGGATGAAGAAACAGGGAAACCAGTTTCAGCAACTATATCAGTTGTGAATAATAATAATCAGGAAAAAATAGGATTTTATAATTCCAATTCACTTACCGGACAGTATACTTTAGCGTTGCCTCATGGAACTAATTATGGAATAACAGTAGAAGCTAACGGATATATGTTTCATTCTGAAAATATCAATATAGATACTAAAAACCCATTTTTTGAGATTACAAAAAATATAAAGTTGGAGTCTCTCAAAGCTGGAAATTCTATTGTGCTAAACAACATGTTCTTTGACTTTAATAAATCAGAACTAAAAAAAGAATCTAAGTCAGAATTAGAAAGATTGGTGACTTTCTTAAAAGAACACCCAGAGTTGAAAATAGAATTGTCTGGACATACGGATAATGTAGGAAAGGCTAAGTATAATAAAAAATTATCTGAAAAAAGAGCGACAGCAGTATTGAAGTATCTTGCCGAGAAAGGAATTGGTAAAAGAAGAATGGTAGCTAAAGGTTATGGTTCTACAATGCCTATAAGTACAAATGAAAATGAAAGAGGCCGGCAGTTGAATAGAAGAACTGAAATGAAAATACTCGATAATGATATGGTGGTATTGAACAGATATCAAGATATTCAGATAAATTATGCTATTCAAAATCAGGCACATTTAAATAATCCACCTGTAAAAGAAGTGCAGTCCGGTGACGTTCCTACAAAAAGTTCTCCAGCTGTTGGAAGTGTTTTAAAGCCTAAAGTTCATTTCACTTACAATTCCTATCAGGCACTTACAGAATATTCTACACAAAAAGTAATGGAAGTAGTGAAGATGATGAAAGAGTATCCCAAAATGAAAATTAAGATTTGTGCATATGCTGATCCTATAGGAAGCTCTACATACAACCAGCAATTGTCTGAAAAAAGGGCTCAGACGATCATGAATTTTATGATTAAAGAAGGGATTGAAAAGGACAGGCTTACGATTGAAAGTCTTGGTGAGCAAAAGGGAGTAATACAAAGCAATGATAAAAAAGAGAATTTGGTAAACAGAAGGGTTGAATTCATTGTAATTGGCGAGTAA
- a CDS encoding DUF4468 domain-containing protein, with protein MKKVLFSFALSLLMISNLIAQNQLPIDAETKKITYTEVVQVDGAKKDDLYLKAKNWALANGFKQVTDSKAEGKFVAKGHFGVQYPSPMRGMNHSGTVNYLFSISVKDGKYKYELVDFVHESPKGNGGKLENELPQCGKYTLVPAGWSTIKTKSAESAQATVNSLKQELAGAPAAAEKKSEDW; from the coding sequence ATGAAAAAAGTCCTATTCTCATTTGCTCTTTCATTGCTCATGATCAGCAATTTGATAGCTCAGAATCAGCTTCCAATAGATGCTGAAACTAAAAAAATAACTTATACAGAGGTTGTCCAGGTAGATGGAGCCAAAAAAGATGATCTATATCTGAAAGCTAAAAATTGGGCGCTTGCTAATGGATTCAAACAAGTAACGGATTCTAAAGCAGAGGGCAAATTTGTCGCAAAAGGACATTTTGGTGTTCAGTATCCCAGTCCGATGAGAGGAATGAACCATTCAGGAACAGTCAACTATCTTTTTTCTATTTCAGTGAAAGACGGTAAGTACAAATATGAGCTGGTTGACTTTGTACATGAATCTCCGAAAGGGAATGGTGGTAAACTTGAAAATGAACTACCACAGTGTGGCAAATACACTTTGGTTCCTGCGGGTTGGAGTACCATCAAAACAAAATCGGCTGAATCTGCTCAGGCTACAGTAAACAGCCTCAAACAAGAGCTTGCAGGAGCTCCTGCAGCTGCAGAAAAAAAATCAGAAGATTGGTAA
- the cdaA gene encoding diadenylate cyclase CdaA has product MTLLYKIGFLEISWIDILDILLVSFLLYQLYKLLKGSIAVKIFLGFLSIYLIYLVVKAAKMELLTAILGQFIGVGVIAALILFQQEIRKFLIIIGKTTAFNRSFLKGLLWKKNSQPNADGLNLNPVIESAKILGGTNTGALIVFAKSSELKFYAESGDLMDALISKRLLIAIFQKNSPLHDGAVIIANNRIKAARCILPVSENTDLPAHLGLRHRAAIGLTEVTDSIVLIVSEETGQISLAINGKIHTNLSKSELKQKLHFYLFEDEEKIKEGEKEEIEN; this is encoded by the coding sequence TTGACATTATTGTATAAAATAGGATTCTTAGAAATTAGCTGGATAGATATCCTTGATATCCTGCTTGTTAGTTTCTTGCTTTACCAACTATACAAATTATTAAAAGGAAGTATCGCTGTAAAAATCTTTCTGGGATTTCTTTCTATTTATCTTATTTATCTCGTTGTAAAAGCTGCTAAAATGGAATTATTGACTGCCATTTTGGGTCAGTTTATTGGAGTTGGTGTCATTGCCGCACTTATCTTATTTCAGCAGGAAATTCGAAAATTTTTAATCATCATCGGGAAAACAACAGCATTTAACAGATCTTTCTTAAAGGGACTTCTCTGGAAAAAAAATTCTCAGCCCAATGCCGATGGCCTCAATTTAAATCCGGTAATTGAAAGTGCTAAAATATTGGGAGGAACTAATACAGGAGCTTTAATTGTATTTGCGAAAAGTTCAGAATTGAAGTTCTATGCGGAATCAGGCGATTTAATGGATGCACTGATTTCTAAAAGATTGCTAATTGCTATCTTTCAAAAAAATAGTCCTCTCCATGATGGCGCAGTTATTATCGCAAATAACCGAATTAAGGCAGCCCGATGTATCCTGCCTGTTAGTGAAAACACAGATTTACCTGCCCACCTGGGTCTTAGACATAGAGCTGCAATCGGCCTTACTGAAGTTACAGATAGTATAGTTTTAATTGTTTCTGAAGAAACAGGTCAGATTTCGTTGGCAATTAATGGTAAAATACATACCAATCTTTCAAAATCAGAATTGAAACAAAAGCTCCACTTTTATTTATTTGAAGATGAGGAAAAAATAAAAGAGGGTGAAAAAGAGGAAATAGAAAATTAA
- the folP gene encoding dihydropteroate synthase: protein MKHRIFETKKTLLVRGKLIDLSNRPLIMGILNVTPDSFYDGGKYLTSENIVRRAASMLENGTDIIDLGGYSSRPGAENISIEEEKSRVTKALIIIKKEFPDCIVSVDTFRSEVARIAAAEGAEIINDISGGELDEKMFETIAELKLPYILMHMKGSPETMAKLNQYDDLIGEMLQYFQEKIYRLNDLGVWDIIIDPGIGFSKNSLQNFHLISQLDIFSALNLPVLLGASRKSFIYKTLNISQEEALNGTTVVNTIGLLKNLSIVRVHDTREAKQIIALLEKLKN from the coding sequence TTGAAACATAGAATTTTTGAGACAAAAAAAACACTTCTGGTTAGAGGTAAATTAATTGATTTATCCAATCGTCCATTGATAATGGGGATTCTAAATGTAACCCCTGATTCATTTTATGATGGCGGAAAATATCTTACTTCTGAAAATATTGTCAGAAGGGCCGCCTCAATGCTGGAAAACGGAACTGATATTATCGATCTTGGAGGTTATTCATCAAGACCTGGAGCTGAAAATATATCAATTGAAGAAGAAAAATCACGAGTTACCAAGGCCTTAATAATCATAAAAAAAGAGTTCCCTGATTGTATTGTCTCTGTAGATACATTCAGATCTGAAGTTGCCAGAATTGCAGCGGCAGAAGGAGCAGAAATAATAAATGACATTTCCGGAGGGGAATTAGATGAAAAAATGTTTGAAACTATTGCAGAGTTGAAGCTCCCCTATATTTTAATGCACATGAAAGGTTCTCCGGAAACCATGGCAAAACTTAACCAATACGACGATCTGATTGGAGAAATGCTGCAATATTTCCAGGAGAAAATATATCGTCTAAATGACCTGGGGGTCTGGGATATAATAATAGATCCGGGAATAGGTTTTTCTAAAAATAGTTTGCAAAACTTTCATTTGATTAGCCAGTTAGATATCTTCAGTGCCTTAAATCTACCAGTCCTTTTAGGTGCTTCCAGGAAATCTTTCATATACAAAACGTTAAACATTTCTCAGGAAGAAGCTTTAAACGGCACCACTGTTGTTAATACCATAGGACTCTTAAAAAATCTTAGCATTGTCAGAGTCCATGATACCCGGGAAGCTAAGCAAATTATAGCTCTATTAGAAAAATTAAAGAATTGA
- a CDS encoding DUF1599 domain-containing protein, with product MANKTENEYRKVINKCKDLFIKKTQDYGTAWRILRLPSITDQIFIKAQRIRSIQDKGTQKVAEDINSEFIGIINYCLIAMMQLGLKDTDPMELPAEKVAELYDKYSEETLELLINKNHDYGEAWRDMRVSSITDIILMKLLRVKQIEDNSGKTLVSEGVNANYQDMLNYSVFSLIKSNFIDGENH from the coding sequence TTGGCAAACAAGACTGAAAATGAGTATAGGAAGGTAATAAATAAGTGTAAGGACTTATTTATCAAAAAGACGCAGGACTATGGAACCGCATGGAGAATTTTGCGTTTGCCTTCAATTACAGATCAGATATTTATCAAAGCCCAAAGAATCAGATCAATTCAAGATAAAGGAACTCAAAAAGTGGCTGAAGATATCAATTCGGAATTTATAGGAATAATAAATTATTGTCTTATCGCAATGATGCAGCTTGGGCTAAAAGATACTGATCCCATGGAGCTTCCCGCAGAGAAAGTAGCTGAGCTATATGATAAATATTCTGAAGAAACTCTTGAACTTCTGATCAATAAAAATCATGATTACGGAGAAGCCTGGAGGGATATGCGTGTAAGTTCAATAACAGATATCATTCTTATGAAGTTGTTAAGGGTCAAGCAAATTGAGGATAATAGCGGCAAGACATTGGTTTCTGAGGGTGTTAATGCCAATTATCAGGATATGCTTAATTATAGTGTGTTTTCTTTAATTAAATCCAACTTCATAGATGGTGAAAATCATTAA